In the genome of Zobellia nedashkovskayae, the window TGTTGCCTACATAGTTCCAATCTTTTTCAAAACCGTCTAGGTAAAAAGCATAATTTACACTTTCCGGACGGCGAAAGGTAAGGGCCTTAAAATCAATGTTAATAACAGATTGATCATAGTTAAGAGTAAGAGAATCTACTTGGCTAATATCCTTTTTTAAAACCCCAAAATCATCATTGGGTAATACAGATTTGTTGAAAATTTTTAGATCGGAAATAAATAAATTAAGCTTGTCTTTTTGTTTTGCAACGGCACTGGCGGTAAATATGTTAAACCCGTTTACACCTCCAAATATATACTCACCTTTACTAGTGATTAAAGATGAATTTGGGTTAAATTGGTTGGCCTGCAGACCATCACCTACATCATAATCTATTGTTTTTCCAGTACTGGTATTGTACCTAATAATACCTTCTTCTGTACTTAACCATAAGCGTTTGTTCTTATCGTCTATAATTTCCTTAATGGCATCATTTTTAAGTCCGTCTGACTTTTTAACGGATTGGAAGGAATCACTTTCAGGCATATATTTGTTAAGTCCGCCTTGAGTACCTGCCCAAATAACATTCTCACTATCCTGTATAATGGAGTTGACAAAATTATTGCTTAATGAATTTTTACTATGATAATGTGTACTTTTCCAAGTACCATCACTTTCTGTCAATTTAAGTAATCCAGAGTTTAGACTGCCAATCCAAATATTACCTTTGTTATCTTCAAATATTCTATTTAACGAATTAATTTCCGTACCGTCTAATTGGGAGGTAAGATCAATATTCTCATGACTATTTGTTTGTGGATTAAAAATTTGCACGCCTGCAAAATAATTTATGATCCAGATACGGCCTTTCCTATCTTTTAAGAGATCAACTACGGTATTTGATTTCAAAAATGAATTTTGAGTGTTTAGCTCTTCAAATTTCTTGCTATCCGTATTGAAAACGACAATACCATTTGTCCATGTGCCAGCCCACAATTCATTCTTTTTTGTTTGCAGTAATGAAAGTACCACGTTGCTACCAAAATTTTTATCCTTTAATGAATAATGCTCAAATGTGTCTAAAGTTCTGTTCCAGCAATTTAATCCGCCGCCATCGGTTCCTATCCATATCTTTCCCTTCGTATCCTCATTAAAACAATTCACTAATTTATTACTCAAAGATTTAGAATTGAATGGGTCAGAAGTAATGTGTTTGAATTTAAAAAATTCCGGGTCATAAAAATTGAGACCGCTTTTATAGGGAGCTACCCACATAACGCCATTACGGGTGCATAAAAGAGACCAAATGGAATTACCTGAAATGGAATTTGGCTTAGACACATTATATTCTATGTGTTGTATGGGTTCTAGAGTTTTGGTATAGATAAACAAGCCATTATTTTCAGTACCTATCCATAATTCTCCATTATTATTCTTTGTTAAGGAACGTATGCTAAAGCCTGGGCTTATATCTTTTTTCTTGGTAAGAAACCCTAAGGAGCTATCTATTTTCAATTCTACTAGGACCCCGCTAATCGTGCCCAATAAAAAGTTGTTTTTCTCTAGTGGTGTGGCAGTAACAATCTCATCTGTTTCCTGAAGCTTACTCAGGATTTCCATTTCCCTGTTTATCACTAAAATATTGTATGTGGAAATAACAAGCATACGCTCATCATCCAAAGGCATTACTTTAATAATTTTGTCAACTCTTCTATTCTTAAGTTTTACGTAATCATCAGGAAGCTTAAATTGTTTTAATTTTCCGGTTTCTGGCTGGTACCTAAATAACCCATCTTTTTCAGTGCCTAACCATAAATAGTCATTTAGTCTAATTACCCATTCAAACCTTTTAGATTCAATCTTCTTTGCTTCTTTCTTGAACGGATAAGGGATGACCAGATTTAAACTGCGGTCATATAAACTTAAGCCATGGTTTGTACTAATTAATAAGTTTTCATCATCCTCGTATAAAGAAACTATATACTCGTGAGTAAGGCCGGTTACACTATCTGTAGTTTTATTGAATATTTCAAAGTCTTTTCCATCATATCTGTTCAGGCCATTTCTAGTTCCAATCCAAATAAAACCGTAACTATCTTCCAAAAGAATGGTTGCCGTACTATGGGATATTCCCTTTTCAATATGTTGAAAAATAAGGGATTCTTTATGCTGAGATTGAACCGTATATAAGGAAAGGAGAAGAATATAAAAGGTAAGAATCTTAAAAAAATATTTTAATACCATTTTTATCCTTTTGTAATATACTTGTTTAGGGCGCATTTAAAGGTAAGAAATTACTTCCAAATAAAACTTAATATTAAGTTGTCCATTAAATTCACTAAAGGTCTTAGATTTTTTTATGATATAAAAATTAATAGATTATTTGATACTTAAAATACGTACGTTGCTGGGCGTAATTACTTGTTACCAGGTATTTTAAAGCGGGGAAATGTTAATTTTTTTAATTCAATTTAAAATGAGAAGATGTTTTAGGATAAATTCAGCTCCTGGTTCTTTGCGAAATGCAACCTGCGGTTAAAAATCTGTCAGAAACGGGAGAGGAGCTAGTTTATACTAGTGCCATGAATTTGTTAAAATAAAAGTACGCGAATTATACAGTTTATAATTAATATAGACTTGTGGTTTATTCAACTGGGTCTGTTTATATTTATAATATTATTAAATCTTATAGATTTAACTTTGAATAAAAAAACCTTAGTATTCTCTCAGATGACTTTGAATAAGTATACTCAAAGTCTGTCAAAACCATTCCAAAGGAGCTATAAATAAACGAACTTAGCAGAAGAATTATAATAGAGCATGAATTCAGAATCTAACATGTTATACGTGGTAATGCTGGGCGCAAGCGGGGCTGTAGGTACAGAAACTTTGGGCACTCTTCTGCAAGGTAAGAACATTCAAAAAATTACTTTGCTTGGCAGAAGTCACATTTCTGATCTAGACAATGCTATTGTAGAACAGCACAATATAGACATCACAGATGCTAGTTCTTACGAGAACTTTTTACAAGGACACACAACGGCTATTTGTACACTGGGGGTAGGCCAACCTTCAAAAATAAGCAAAGAAGAATTTATTAAAATTGATAAAACTGCAGTTCTAGATTTTGCAACGGCCTGTAAAAAAGCAGGAGTGAAACATTTTCAATTGTTAGCCTCTGTAGGTATTAGTCCAACTTCATCATCTTTTTACCTTCGTACAAAAGGAGAATTGGTAGAAGCGTTAAAAGCATTGCATTTTGACCGCCTCAGTATTTTTGAACCTTCCATGATTTTAACACCAACCAATCGTTACGGCATTGGGCAGGCGATTACCTTAAAAGTCTGGCCTTTACTAAAACCCATACTTTTGGGAGGGTTACGAAAATATAGAGGTGTACCCGTACATATTCTAGGGCAGGCAATGGCCAATAATATCTACAATAAAGGTGATGTATACGAAGTGCTTCAGTGGGATGATTTTTATAATTAAACTATCGAAACACTAAAACACATATTGAACCATATTCTTCCCATTGCTGAGGAAGATTGGAAAGTGATAAAACCTCATTTGTCAATCGTAAAATTTGAAAAAGGAGAGCAGTTGCTATGTCCTCCGCAAATATGTAGTTTCATTGCATTTATTAAATCGGGTTCTGTACGGTCTTATCATATGGATGATCAACTAGTGGAAACCAATTTGCTATTAAGGTCTGCAAACGAATTTATCACGGATTACGAGAGTTTTATAAGCCAAGATCCTTCTACATTGTGGATTCAGTCCATAGAGAGGGGAGAGGCCATTCTTTTGAACAGAACCGGACTCTACTACCTTTATGAAACCTCTTTTTATTGGAATAAATTTGGAAGAATCATAAGCGAGCAGATATTTATAAACAGTAAACGTAGAACAGAACAGTTATTATTTTTAAGCCCAACGGAACGATATATGCTCTTATTAAAGCATAATCCTGATTATTTTCAAAAATATGCTTTAAAACATATTGCCAGTTATTTGGGTATAACGCCACAGTCACTAAGTAGGATTAGAAATCAATTGTCAAAACATTAATTACCTTGTGTTAAGTTGTGATTCCATCATATTGCTAGAAATTTGTTCGAATCGAATACCGAATATCTAAAACAGCAAATTTATGATGGTCATGATTTTATCTTTACTTCTATTCTTAGTTTTTATTGTACTTGGCGGTTTCCATTTCTATTGGCTTTTTGGCGGTACTTGGGCATTGGAGAATGCTATTCCAACACGAGAAAATGAGAAAGCCATGATTTCAATTCCTAAAATTGCAACCTTATTAGTAGCGCTGATTTTAACTGTATTCGGGTTATTCTATTTTATGAAATCTGGCCTTATAAATGTTGAAGCTCCTTTTAGGGGTATAAATTTCGCGTACTGGTTTATTCCTACTATTTTTATTCTAAGGTCTGTAGGAGAATTTAAGTATGTCGGCTTTTTTAAGAAAGTTAAAAATACCAAGTTTTCAAAGGCGGATTCGAAGCTGTTTTCTCCGTTATGCTTAGGGATAGGTGTAGTAGGAATATTGATACAGTTTATGAATTGATATAATAAATAAAAAAATATAGTAGAATTATTATTTAGGATTTAAACAGTAAAAAAGACACAATGATACTCCAAACCCAAATACCTTTAGAAAAGGCTGAAAACCAAATCGATTATGGAAGTCGATCGGTTTTGATGGGTTCTTGTTTCTCGGAAAATATAGGGGAGAAGTTCAAGTATTATAAGTTTAGGTCTTTTCAGAACCCGTTTGGTATTTTGTTCCATCCGTTGGCTATTGAGAATTTAGTAACTCGTGCAATTTCAAAAAAGGCCTATACAGAGGACGATGTGTTTTTTAACAATGAAAGATGGCAATGCTATGACGCTCATTCAGATTTAAGTTCCGTTTCTAAAGAAGAGTTACTGGTATCGCTTAATAATGGAATTGAGAGTACTGGAGAACAGCTTGAAAAAGCAACTCATATATTCATAACGCTAGGTACGGCTTGGGTGTATCGCCATCTTGAAACCGATAATATGGTGGCCAATTGCCATAAGGTACCTCAAAAAGAGTTCGCTAAAGGGCTGTTAGGGGTAGATGAAATTGTAAGCAGCCTAAAAAATATAATGGTTGGTGTTGCCGCCATAAACCCTGGAGCACAATTAATTTTTACGGTTTCACCGGTACGGCATATCAAGGATGGTTTTGTCGAAAACCAACGTAGCAAAGCACATTTGATAACTGCAATACATGAGTTGATGGATAATTCTGAGTTCAATATGAACTATTTTCCGTCTTATGAGTTACAAATGGACGAGTTGCGGGATTATCGCTTTTATAAAGAAGATATGGTACATCCCAGTCAATTGGCTATAGATTATATATGGGAGAAGTTTATGTCCGTTTGGATTAATAAAGAAGCCCAGGAATCTATGATATTGGTTGATGCCATTCAAAAAGGGCTAAATCATAGACCATTTCATCCAGAATCAAAACAGCATTTAAAATTCTTAAAATCATTAGAGCTCAAAATAACGAACGTTCAAAAGCGTTTTCCTTTTATGGATTTCGACCACCAAAACCTAGAGTCTTAGATTCCCTTTTTCTTTTTCGTCAATTTCAATATGTATTGTAACTTCATCTTATGAAAAAAGTATTTGTAGGGGTTCTTATTACCTTGGCAGTAGTTTTAGTGTTCCGTTCGTGTGCTGATGACAAGGAGGAGAAATCTATCTTGGAAGAAAACAGCATGCTTATTCAAACGCAAATAGACAATGTAAGCAAGTTAATTGTTACAGAAGGTCATTTTGCAGAAGTGTACAACTACAAAGATTCTAAAATGCTTTTCGGGCCTTTTATATCTGCAGAAAAAAAAGCGCTAGTTGTTGTAAATGCAGATGTTACCATAGCTTATGATTTGAGTAAGATAGATTTTGAGGTAGATGAGTCTAGTAAAACCTTACACATCAAAAGCATACCGGAACCGGAAGTGAAAATTAGTCCTGATTTTGAATATTATGATGTTAGCTCAGATTACCTGAACATGTTTGAGGCGAGCGATTATAATAAAATCAAGAAAAATGTAAATGCTTCACTGATGAAAAAGGTAGAAGCGTCTGCATTAAAAACCAATGCCGAAAATCGCTTGATAAGTGAGCTGCAGAAGTTTTACATTCTTACGAACTCATTGGGATGGACACTGGTCTACAATGATAAAACCGTAAATAAGGATTTACCCGAAGTGTTTTTTAAAGAATAGAGCTGCTTCATGAAATCTTACTTTGCAAAAGTTTCGGCCCAAGCAATGTATTGATCCCAATCATAATCGGTAACATCGTGTTTTCCACTTCTCATATGATATGCTAGGGTCTGTTTAATAGGATGATTAACTTCTTGCACATCAGTTGAAGAAATTCCCTTTTTATCATATAACTCGTATACTTTTGTGGCATATTGTGCAGATAGGAATTCCCCTTTTGGATCCGCCCATTCATCCTCAACGGCACTTGCAACGTATAAAGGTCTTGGAGCAATAAGGGCTAATAGTTCATGTTGGTCCACTGGTAACATTTCTTCCTTATTACTGTATTTTTTAAAACTCTCAGAAAACCAATGCGGAAACGAAGTGTTGATTTGACCAATGGTTTCTCCAAACTTACGTTTTGATAATGCAGCGCCACCACAACCTGAATCGTTACCAATAACACCCGCAAAACGAAGGTCTGTTGCGCCTGCCCAAAGTGCTGCTTTCCCCAATCTAGAATGTCCAAAAACGATAACATTAGATATATTTGTGTCATTCTCAAGATAATCCATGGCGCGGCTAAGACCATAGGCCCATGCGGCTATACTGCCCCATTCGTTGGTCTTTGGTTTGGTCTGGCCTTCTTCATAAAACAAACTGTGTAACCCATCCGAAAAATCATTTTTGTCCGGGTCTATTTCACCATAATAAACTGTTGCTATGCCATAACCTTTATCTAACATTTTATCTATAGCCCAACGGTTCATTCTAACGCCTCGCGAAGCTTCTGTTGCTTTGTTGTTTCTGATTTTTAAATCTTCATTATTCTCGTTCCATGCTTCTGTAATAATAACATTTGGGTCATCTGTCACGGTATGGTTTCCGTGAAAATTGTAGCCAAGAAATACAGGTGCATTCTCATTGCCTATAGGAAGATAAAGTAGGATGTTGAAATTTAAGGAGCGGTTGTTTTTCTTTATACCTACGGCAATTTGCTTGCGTTGTGCTTTTCCGCCTAGTGCGTTATTATCTTGTTCAATGACCTTAAACGAATACTCGTCCAATAGGGCAGGTACTTTGCCATAAATTTGCTTTTCAAAAAATTGATAGATTTCTAGCTTTCTTTTTTCTTCCCATTGTTGGCTGTCGGTAATAGCCTCTCCTCCAAAAGTAACAAGAGGGTCAGGTACTGAAAATTTAGGAACTTTGGTTTCATCATAATTGGCTTCCGGCTGCGCCGTAAGTGCTGATGTAATCAGTGTAAAAAGTAGTAGGAATAGTGGTTTCACGGTTGTTTGGTTTGGTGTCAATAAAGAAAATGTTGGTTTATTTCAATTTCTCAGTTTTACATTTATGGTTTACCAAGTCCAGTCCATCATCTATCAAATGGCCTACCTTAGGGTTATTTAATTTTACGGTCTGTAAATGCATTGAAATTTCATGGGCAAATTCATGGTCTCCGTTTTCTTTGGCAAGTTCGTATAGCTCAACTGGCAATAACCAGTCATTAGGATAATTATCTCTTATTGCTTCAAACACCTTATGTCTAGAAATCGTACTATTTTTGCCTTCCCTGAAATGACGTATTTGCTCGTAGTATTGCTCTAATTTGGTGTGAGAGGCATTGCTTTTAGATTTTATTGTAGTTGATGAAACCTCATGGGTAACCAAATCAAAACTATTCAAATCAGCAGGACCATTATAGGCAGAAGCTATTTCTTGACCTACGGCCATACTATAAAGCTCGTCGTTACTTTCAAAAAGGACTTTGTCATTATGGGTGACACAGCAATTTTTAAAAGTGACTAAAATAATGTCTCCCTGTAAGTTGCGCGTTCCAGTAATAATTTCTCCGGCTATTTTTATATGACCGTCAAATTCTAGGGAAATCTGTTGTCCTTCGAAAATATTATAGGCTTTGAGATCAAGCGGACTCATGTCTTCAATGGCCAAGTTCATTCCTTTTAGTTTTCCTAATGGAGAACCAAAACCAGTGGCGTGCTGTTTAATACTATGTCCTACAAGCTCTTTATCACGAAAGGAGAGTGCTGTGGGGCCTTTAGATTGAAAAAACACAGGTTTGCCTTCGTGTTCAATTACACTATCAAAATTACCGGAAATCTGAAGTCCTGTGCTAAGTTCAATAGTGCCCAATTCTTTAGATGCAATAAGCTTTTTTATACCACTTAACCCACCACGGCGTAAAGCCATAGTGTTTGCAAATTCCTCTAAAACTTGACTTAGGTAAGCAAAATCTGGCGTAACAAAAAGCTGAGGTTGTGGTTGCGTAATATCAAAAGAGGTATAGGCCGCATCTATGGAATACGGTTTTTTCTTTACTTCATTTGTCATGCACCATGCGCTTTCTCCAATAGAGGAAAGAAGTCCGGCGCCATATATTTTAGGGTTCTCGGGTGTGCCTATAAGTCCGTATTCAACGGTCCACCAGTGCAAGTTCCTAATAAGTGCAATTTCACTGGGTTCTCCCATGTTATTTTGCAGGTCATCAATATGCTTTTCGGCCTTATCAATATCTTCTTGTGGGGTACCTTGGGCTTCTTTTATGATGGAAAGGTGGCGTACCGCTTCATAGAGTTCATAATCTTTCGCATTTGAAATTGCCTTAGAACCAATCTCACCAAATCTACGCAGGTATTCTGCATATTCAGGATTGGCAATAATAGGTGCATGCCCTGCGCCCTCATGAATAATGTCTGGTGCAGGGGTGTATTCTATATGATCTAACTGTCGTATATCGGAAGCAATAACTAGTACATTGTACGCTTGGAATTCCATAAATGCAGATGGAGGAATAAAACCATCAACCGCAACTGCGGCCCAACCTATTTCCTTTAAGATACGGTTCATGCCGTACATATTTGGGATATGGTCTATAGAAATACCGGTTTTTTGTAACCCAACTAAGTATGAAGCGTGGGCAAATTTACTAAGGTAATCTACATTTTTACGCATCACATAACGCCAAACGGCTTGGTCAATAGACGAATATTCACCATAATCTTGCGGTTTAATATACTGCTGCAAATGTGCAGGAAGTTTGTCAAGAACAGGATTACTAGTGTACGTCATGCTAAAAGGTTTTCTATATAAAGATACAAAAAAGGGTAGAGGAATATTAGCATTCAATTTGGACGGGTGGGACTGCTGCGTAAAAAAAGCCCTTTTAAAATAAAAGAGCTTTTTAATATATTTCAACGAATTGAGATCGTTTTACTTAGCGGCAACCGGATTAGGTGGGTATTGCATCAAAATTTCAGAAACAAACTCGCGTATGCGTTGTTCTTTCTTTTCTATATTGCTAATATTATTCAAATTACCAACTCCTTTACCTTGCCACACCAATTCTTTAGTTTTAGAATCTACTAGGTCAATGTACAAAGAACCTTCGGTACGGGTGCTAACATTATTGCCGCCTCCGCCCCAACCAGGACCCCAATAATAAGGGTTCCAGCCCCAGCCGCCGCCCCAGTAGTTATTGTAAATATCTACTTGTTCTTTTTCTTTAGTGAATATACTCACTAAAATATCTGGATTTTCAGATTTTGAAAAACCGCGATTGGTCATTTCAGCTTCAATAGCACGTAGAATTCGCTTTTTGTCCAAATCCGAAATCTGAGCTTTGTCAATTCCTGTTTTATAAAAAGCATACGTTTTGTAACTATCAAAATTGGCTTCTTTATCGTAATCAGAAAGCACGCGTACAGAAGTACAGGAGCTTAAGAATAGCAACACAAGCATGGGTACCACTAGGATTTTAATCTTTTTCATAACAAAGTATAGTATTTGGTGTTAATACATCATTTTCGTAAAAGGTAGTCTCAAAAATCATGCCGAACAACGGTTTTATTGGCGGTTCGTTTTGGGGTCAAAACCATAAGGGCAGTGTCTACAACCACTTTCGCAACAGTAACCTCTCTTTAGATGATACTGTTGGGTAAATACCCGATACCCTTCTTCTGATAAGTAAAAATCGCCTTCCTCAGGCGGAATTATTTCTTTCATCAACTCCTTTTTCCATTGTATTTCTTGAGTATAAAATTACTCCATTTAGTTGGCAAACAACCAAAAACGATTTTAAAACCGTACATTTTAAGTACGTTTAAGAGTATTTTAACGAATCATTATAATTATTGGCAGCAATGTTGTGTTATCGAAAATGACGGCTTAATAACAATTAACTCTATTAAGTGCCGTTTAAACCTTTGATTATGATCTTAGTTTTCAGACATTTTTTTTATAAGAACTATGTTGGTCTATCACTTTGGCCCTTCATCATTTTAAAACATGACGAACTCAAAGAGGATATTGTATTGATCAATCATGAGAAAATTCACTTAAAGCAACAACAAGAATTGCTGATTGTTTTTTTCTACTTCCTCTATATCTCAGAATGGCTCATACGAACGGCTGTTTATTTTGATAGTTATAAGGCATACCAGAATATTAGTTTTGAAAGGGAAGCCTATTCGAACGAGAAAAATCTGAATTATACCAGTGAACGTACAGCGTTTAGTTTTATCAAATATCTTACAAAATAGATGTTGTAATTCAGCTTACGTAATTAACACTTCACTTTAATAGCACTGTTTTTCGCCCTACTTTTGTAAAGTATGCGCGTAACGACCGAAAATCAAGAAGTACATTTACCCATTCTTGACCAGAAAGGAGTATCCCTTGTTCTTAAAAGGGAAGACCGCATACACCCCTTAATTTCTGGGAATAAATACAGAAAACTTAAATACAATTTAAAAGTAGCAAAGACCCAAGGTTTTGATACGCTTCTTACGTTTGGCGGGGCTTTTTCCAACCATATTGCGGCTACGGCCTACGCCGGTAAAATTCATGGTTTAAAAACTATTGGAATTATACGGGGCGAGGAACTTGCCCAAAAATGGCAAGAGAATAGTACTTTAAAACTAGCGGAATCCCATGGTATGCAATTCAAATTTGTTTCTAGGGAAGCATACCGAGAAAAAGATACTCCAGAATTTATTGATGAATTAAAAGAAGAATTTGGTGCTTTTTATCTTTTGCCAGAAGGCGGAACCAATCCTTTGGCTATAAAGGGCTGTGAAGAAATTCTAACTACAAGTGATACCGATTTTAATGTTGTATGTTGTGCCGTTGGTACGGGTGGTACCATAGCAGGGATTAGTAATGGTGCATTTGCGCCACAAAAAGTTTTAGGGTTTCCCGCACTTAAAGGAGATTTTTTACAAGAAGATATTTGTAAATTTGCATTGAGAGAAAATTGGAAGTTGGTAACAGACTATCATTTTGGAGGTTACGCAAAGGTGACGGAAGAGTTGGTAAGTTTTATAAACAATTTCAAATTAAACACTCAAATACCTTTAGATCCCATTTATACCGGGAAAATGCTATATGGTATTTTAGATTTAATTCAGAAAGGATATTTTCCTCCTAATACAAAAATACTGGCAATCCATAGTGGAGGACTCCAAGGTATTGACGGGATGAACCGTAATTTACTAAAGAAAAATCTACCATTAATAGATATATGATACGTAGACTTATAGTATTATCACTTTTCAGCATAGTTTTTATTGGATGTAAAGCGAAGCGTACGGTTGCGACCAGAAGTGAGGCTCCAAAAAAGAAAACAGAAGTAGTTGTTGTAAAAAAGGAGACTAAAAAACCAGACGATGGCCTTTATCCGATGCCTGAAGATACAGGAGAATTCTTGCGTTTTAGTATTGGGTCTCCAGAAGAATATGTAGAGACTTTTTATGAGGTTGCCCAAATGGAAATGAAAGCTTTTGGTATACCGGCAAGTATTACGTTGGCCCAGGGTTTGTTGGAAAGTGGACTAGGAAAAGGAGCTTTAGCTTTAAAAACAAATAACCATTTTGGTATTAAATGCCATACTGGTTGGGAAGGTGATTATGATTTTCATGATGATGATGAAAAAGGAGAATGCTTTAGAAAATATAATCATCCTATGTATTCCTACCGGGATCACAGTATCTTTTTAAAAGGCCGTTCTCGTTATGGTTTTTTATTCGATTATAGGAACGATGATTACAAAAGATGGGCCAAAGGCCTAAGACAGGCTGGTTATGCTACGGATAAGCATTATCCACAAAAGCTTATTTCATTAATTGAACGGTATGAGCTGTACAAGTATGATACAGAAATAGCGAAGCAAGGTTATAGTCAACAAAAAGGAGAACCGGTAATAGTAGCCAGTACTCAGAACAAAGTGCATGTGGTTCAAAAGGGAGATACATTGTATTCTATTTCTAGGTCATATTCAGTTTCCGTAGAGGATTTAAAACGATGGAACTATATGTATGATAGTAATTTAGATGTAGGTCAAGAACTTACCGTTAAGACAGAAAATTTTAATAAATAGATGTTATATCAAAGAAGTAGCGCCCTATTTGCTGAGGCGCAAAAATATATTCCAGGGGGAGTCAACTCACCAGTTCGCGCTTTTAAGGCCGTAGGAGGAGACCCTATTTTCGTAAAAAAAGCAAAAGGGGCTTATTTGTATGATGAAGATGATAATCGATTAATCGATTATATCGCTTCATGGGGTCCGTTAATTTTAGGTCATGCTCACGAACCCGTAATTAATGCGGTAATTGAGAAGGCAAAACTAGGTACTTCTTTTGGGATGCCTACAGAAATTGAAACGCAGTTAGCACAATTGGCGGTATCTATGGTGCCTAATATTGATAAAATAAGATTTGTAAACAGCGGGACGGAAGCTTGTATGAGTGCCGTGCGTTTGGCTCGTGGGTATACAGGTAAAGATAAGATTATAAAATTCGCTGGTTGTTACCATGGTCATTCAGATTCGTTTTTAATACAAGCGGGTAGTGGTGCCGTAACTTTTGGTAGCCCTAATAGTCCTGGTGTAACAGAAGGTACTGCCAAGGACACTCTTTTGGCTACTTACAATGATATAGAAAGTGTTCGTGCACTAGTTGCTGCTAACAAAGGTGAAATAGCAACGGTAATTATTGAACCGGTTGCAGGTAATATGGGATGTATAGTTCCTACGGAAGAATTTATAAAAGGACTTCGTGAACTCTGTACCCAAGAAGGGATTTTGTTGTTGTTTGATGAGGTTATGACCGGTTTCCGTTTAGGAAAAGGTGGTGCTCAAGAAGCGCTAGGCATTGATGCGGATATTGTTTGTTTTGGAAAAGTGATCGGTGGAGGTTTACCTGTAGGTGCTTTTGCAGCTAAAACAGAAATTATGTCACATTTGGCGCCAGAAGGACCAGTTTATCAAGCAGGAACTTTAAGTGGTAACCCACTAGCCATGGCTGCTGGTTTGGCAATGCTTACGGAATTGAATAAGAAGCCCGAAGTTTTTGAAAGTCTGGCTAAAAAGACTGCTTACCTTCATGAAGGTTTAGATGCGGTTTTAAAAACTAAAGGAGTTCCTTATCAAATTAACCGATTTGGAAGTATGATATCCGTACATTTTACTGAAGATGCTGTAGTTGATTTTGACAGCTCCGCAAAAGGCAACAATGAGACCTTTAAAAAGTACTTTCATGGGATGCTACAAAACGGAATTTACTTGCCGCCAAGTGCATTTGAAAGTTATTTCTTAAATGACGCGCTAACCTATGGGGATATAGATGAGACTGTAGCAGCATT includes:
- a CDS encoding Crp/Fnr family transcriptional regulator, encoding MNHILPIAEEDWKVIKPHLSIVKFEKGEQLLCPPQICSFIAFIKSGSVRSYHMDDQLVETNLLLRSANEFITDYESFISQDPSTLWIQSIERGEAILLNRTGLYYLYETSFYWNKFGRIISEQIFINSKRRTEQLLFLSPTERYMLLLKHNPDYFQKYALKHIASYLGITPQSLSRIRNQLSKH
- a CDS encoding NAD(P)H-binding protein produces the protein MNSESNMLYVVMLGASGAVGTETLGTLLQGKNIQKITLLGRSHISDLDNAIVEQHNIDITDASSYENFLQGHTTAICTLGVGQPSKISKEEFIKIDKTAVLDFATACKKAGVKHFQLLASVGISPTSSSFYLRTKGELVEALKALHFDRLSIFEPSMILTPTNRYGIGQAITLKVWPLLKPILLGGLRKYRGVPVHILGQAMANNIYNKGDVYEVLQWDDFYN
- a CDS encoding GSCFA domain-containing protein, with product MILQTQIPLEKAENQIDYGSRSVLMGSCFSENIGEKFKYYKFRSFQNPFGILFHPLAIENLVTRAISKKAYTEDDVFFNNERWQCYDAHSDLSSVSKEELLVSLNNGIESTGEQLEKATHIFITLGTAWVYRHLETDNMVANCHKVPQKEFAKGLLGVDEIVSSLKNIMVGVAAINPGAQLIFTVSPVRHIKDGFVENQRSKAHLITAIHELMDNSEFNMNYFPSYELQMDELRDYRFYKEDMVHPSQLAIDYIWEKFMSVWINKEAQESMILVDAIQKGLNHRPFHPESKQHLKFLKSLELKITNVQKRFPFMDFDHQNLES
- a CDS encoding DUF3995 domain-containing protein, whose amino-acid sequence is MMVMILSLLLFLVFIVLGGFHFYWLFGGTWALENAIPTRENEKAMISIPKIATLLVALILTVFGLFYFMKSGLINVEAPFRGINFAYWFIPTIFILRSVGEFKYVGFFKKVKNTKFSKADSKLFSPLCLGIGVVGILIQFMN
- a CDS encoding ligand-binding sensor domain-containing protein; the encoded protein is MVLKYFFKILTFYILLLSLYTVQSQHKESLIFQHIEKGISHSTATILLEDSYGFIWIGTRNGLNRYDGKDFEIFNKTTDSVTGLTHEYIVSLYEDDENLLISTNHGLSLYDRSLNLVIPYPFKKEAKKIESKRFEWVIRLNDYLWLGTEKDGLFRYQPETGKLKQFKLPDDYVKLKNRRVDKIIKVMPLDDERMLVISTYNILVINREMEILSKLQETDEIVTATPLEKNNFLLGTISGVLVELKIDSSLGFLTKKKDISPGFSIRSLTKNNNGELWIGTENNGLFIYTKTLEPIQHIEYNVSKPNSISGNSIWSLLCTRNGVMWVAPYKSGLNFYDPEFFKFKHITSDPFNSKSLSNKLVNCFNEDTKGKIWIGTDGGGLNCWNRTLDTFEHYSLKDKNFGSNVVLSLLQTKKNELWAGTWTNGIVVFNTDSKKFEELNTQNSFLKSNTVVDLLKDRKGRIWIINYFAGVQIFNPQTNSHENIDLTSQLDGTEINSLNRIFEDNKGNIWIGSLNSGLLKLTESDGTWKSTHYHSKNSLSNNFVNSIIQDSENVIWAGTQGGLNKYMPESDSFQSVKKSDGLKNDAIKEIIDDKNKRLWLSTEEGIIRYNTSTGKTIDYDVGDGLQANQFNPNSSLITSKGEYIFGGVNGFNIFTASAVAKQKDKLNLFISDLKIFNKSVLPNDDFGVLKKDISQVDSLTLNYDQSVINIDFKALTFRRPESVNYAFYLDGFEKDWNYVGNNPSATYTNLNPGKYTLRIKSTNSDGVWVDNELDLHMTITPPYWETWWFRSLMVALVLLVLYLAYYLKLRSIKKNQRKLVLKVAERTKELRLQKDKLIEAANDLESKNEEIQRFTFAISHDLKSPLNNIKGIAGLVPMAIETEDFTTVEEYLSLIDISCDNMNELISDITKIAKLGKIENNNELLNTNEILNLSRDLIKGKLNKENIELTIAHDLPEIFGDRKRITQVFGNFLDNAIKYMGDQRNPKIAVEYIDNGDTNSFLIRDNGSGMDERALKKLFTPFERFHKNTTGTGLGLYMIKKIAVSHGGTIMAESGGNGKGTTFKLILPKAEIAKQKALNNNKLSVKY